From the genome of Candidatus Binatia bacterium, one region includes:
- a CDS encoding SCO family protein, translating to MVAIAVLLAACREAGTDRTGATLDRLGTVPPFALVGADGRAIGERDLAGRVWVADFIFTRCGGICPVLTNQMKRVQTALDRAGMHDVGLVSFSVDPLHDTPAVLREYAARFGADTGRWRFVTGDRAALYALVQDGFRLAVEPQPEGQEPAAGELITHSDRFVLVDSALQIRGYYHGTEATDVDRLLADISILRGGSAS from the coding sequence GTGGTCGCAATCGCCGTGCTGCTCGCTGCCTGTCGCGAAGCCGGGACTGACCGGACCGGTGCGACGCTGGACAGGCTGGGCACCGTACCGCCGTTCGCGCTGGTCGGTGCCGACGGGCGTGCGATCGGCGAACGCGACCTCGCCGGGCGCGTCTGGGTGGCGGACTTCATCTTCACGCGCTGCGGAGGCATCTGCCCGGTGCTGACGAACCAAATGAAGCGCGTGCAGACGGCGCTCGATCGCGCCGGGATGCACGACGTCGGGCTGGTATCGTTCAGTGTCGACCCGCTCCACGATACGCCGGCAGTGTTGCGCGAATACGCTGCCCGCTTCGGAGCGGACACTGGCCGCTGGCGGTTTGTGACCGGGGACCGGGCGGCGCTTTATGCGCTCGTTCAGGACGGCTTTCGTTTGGCCGTGGAACCTCAGCCGGAGGGTCAGGAACCGGCGGCCGGGGAGCTCATTACCCACAGCGACCGGTTCGTGCTCGTCGACTCCGCACTTCAGATCCGCGGCTACTACCACGGCACGGAGGCAACCGACGTCGATCGCCTGCTCGCCGACATTTCGATCTTGCGTGGAGGATCGGCGTCGTGA
- the nirD gene encoding nitrite reductase small subunit NirD, producing MSPWLRVCPLDDIPRLGARVVHTEIGDIAVFRNAEDEVFALADRCPHRGGPLSQGIVFDRRVACPLHGRTIHLESGEAQAPDDGCTRKYRVRIEKGVVHLNLQS from the coding sequence ATGAGTCCATGGCTGAGAGTCTGCCCGCTCGATGATATCCCGCGGCTCGGGGCTCGGGTTGTGCACACCGAGATCGGAGACATCGCGGTATTTCGCAACGCAGAGGACGAGGTCTTCGCCCTCGCGGATCGCTGTCCCCACCGGGGCGGGCCACTCTCCCAGGGGATCGTCTTCGACCGCCGCGTCGCGTGCCCGTTGCACGGCAGGACGATTCATCTGGAAAGCGGCGAGGCGCAGGCCCCGGACGACGGGTGCACGCGCAAGTACCGGGTACGAATCGAGAAGGGCGTGGTGCATCTGAACCTGCAGTCCTAG
- the cyoE gene encoding heme o synthase, which translates to MGRRRSNTEHVEGAAFLGADSALSVPCPAAAVESDARPATRPRPRLRLLDYVELTKPRVVLMVLITTVVGFYLGSDAATNPLLLLPTLAGTALAAAGTLALNQFLERDTDALMERTRRRPLPDGRLLPMEAACFGVLLTAAGIGCLWLAVNALSAAVTATISLTYLFLYTPLKRYTPFCSVVGAVPGALPPVIGWTATRDGLGIEAGVLFSILFLWQLPHSLAIARLYRDDYARGGIRLLPVVEEDARSTGIQIVSNCLALLAVGLLPSAVGLAGPAYLPIAFVLGAVFLGYGVSFARTRTVPAARQLLVASLIYLPALLFVMALDKAVGSLLFG; encoded by the coding sequence ATGGGACGCAGAAGATCGAACACCGAGCATGTGGAGGGGGCGGCGTTTCTGGGAGCAGATTCCGCGCTTTCGGTTCCGTGTCCGGCTGCGGCGGTCGAAAGCGACGCTCGACCGGCGACACGGCCGCGGCCGCGCCTCCGACTGCTCGATTACGTAGAGCTGACCAAGCCCCGGGTCGTCTTGATGGTCCTCATCACCACGGTGGTGGGCTTTTACCTTGGCAGCGACGCAGCCACCAACCCCCTGTTGCTCTTACCGACCCTTGCCGGCACCGCTCTGGCCGCGGCGGGCACGCTGGCGTTGAACCAGTTCCTGGAACGCGACACCGATGCGCTGATGGAGCGTACGCGCCGGCGCCCGCTTCCCGACGGGCGCTTACTGCCGATGGAGGCTGCCTGCTTCGGCGTCTTGCTGACGGCAGCCGGAATCGGATGTCTCTGGCTGGCCGTCAACGCCCTGAGTGCGGCGGTCACCGCGACGATCTCGCTGACCTACCTTTTCCTCTACACGCCGCTGAAGCGCTACACGCCGTTTTGCAGCGTGGTCGGGGCGGTACCGGGTGCGCTGCCGCCGGTGATCGGGTGGACCGCCACACGCGACGGTTTGGGGATCGAGGCCGGTGTCCTTTTCTCGATCCTGTTTCTCTGGCAACTCCCGCACTCGCTGGCGATTGCGCGGCTTTACCGCGACGACTACGCCCGCGGCGGCATTCGTCTCCTCCCGGTCGTCGAGGAAGACGCGCGCAGCACCGGTATACAGATCGTCTCCAACTGTCTGGCCTTGCTGGCGGTCGGGCTGCTGCCGAGCGCGGTGGGCCTGGCGGGTCCCGCGTACCTGCCGATAGCCTTCGTCCTGGGCGCCGTCTTCCTCGGTTACGGAGTCTCGTTCGCCCGCACCCGCACCGTGCCCGCCGCCCGGCAACTGCTGGTGGCGTCGTTGATCTACCTGCCGGCGCTACTCTTCGTGATGGCGCTCGACAAGGCAGTCGGCTCGTTGCTGTTCGGATGA
- the dnaB gene encoding replicative DNA helicase, which translates to MNQLDETTRKLPPQSIEAEEAVLGGVLLDNTAIDRALELVSPEEFYRESHRRIMRAMVELNQRGEPVDLITLTDVLKARSELADIGGAAYLAELVDKVPTAANTAYYARIVRQKAILRSLIQTATEIAMAGYESGADVDQFLDEAEHKIFAISERKVRPTFFRIRDIMVDSMKAIEQLYERKELVTGVPSGFIDLDRMTAGLQPSDLIIVAGRPSMGKTAFALNIAEYAAVQSKIGVAIFSLEMSKEQLVLRLLCSQARVDQSRVRAGLAAEQDFPRLALAASRLADSPIYIDDTPALSVLELRAKARRLKRDRDANLGLIVVDYLQLMRGHDSDSREQEISSISRALKALAKELNVPVVALSQLNRQVETRADKRPVMADLRESGAIEQDADVIAFLFRPIVYDKGAEDRAAEVIVGKQRNGPTGTVALTFMSEYTRFENRTEEEVSFGEAGDL; encoded by the coding sequence ATGAACCAGCTCGACGAGACGACCCGCAAGCTACCGCCGCAGAGCATCGAGGCTGAGGAGGCGGTGCTCGGAGGCGTACTCCTCGACAACACGGCCATCGATCGCGCCCTCGAGCTGGTTAGCCCTGAGGAGTTCTACCGCGAGTCGCACCGCCGCATCATGCGCGCGATGGTCGAGCTGAACCAGCGCGGCGAGCCGGTCGATCTCATCACGCTCACCGACGTCCTCAAGGCGCGCTCCGAACTCGCCGACATTGGCGGTGCCGCCTATCTCGCCGAGCTCGTGGACAAAGTTCCCACCGCCGCCAATACCGCCTACTACGCGCGCATCGTTCGGCAAAAGGCGATCCTGCGCAGCCTGATTCAGACCGCCACCGAAATCGCGATGGCCGGCTACGAATCGGGGGCCGACGTCGACCAGTTCCTCGACGAAGCCGAGCACAAGATCTTCGCCATCTCCGAACGCAAAGTACGGCCGACGTTCTTCCGCATCCGCGACATAATGGTCGACTCGATGAAAGCCATCGAGCAGCTCTACGAACGCAAGGAGCTGGTGACCGGCGTGCCGTCCGGGTTCATCGACCTCGACCGGATGACCGCGGGTTTGCAGCCGTCGGACCTGATCATCGTGGCGGGGCGTCCGAGCATGGGCAAGACGGCTTTTGCCCTGAACATCGCCGAGTACGCGGCGGTGCAGTCGAAGATCGGTGTGGCGATCTTTTCGCTGGAGATGTCGAAGGAGCAGCTCGTTCTTCGCCTGCTGTGCTCTCAGGCCCGGGTCGATCAATCGAGGGTGCGCGCCGGCCTCGCGGCCGAGCAGGATTTTCCCCGGCTTGCTCTGGCGGCCAGTCGGCTCGCCGACTCGCCGATTTATATCGACGACACGCCGGCCCTCAGCGTGCTCGAACTGCGCGCCAAGGCGCGCCGCCTGAAGCGCGACCGCGACGCCAACCTCGGCCTGATCGTCGTCGACTATCTGCAGCTCATGCGCGGTCACGACAGCGACAGCCGCGAGCAGGAGATATCCAGCATCTCGCGTGCGCTGAAGGCGTTGGCGAAGGAACTCAACGTCCCGGTTGTGGCGTTGTCGCAGCTCAATCGTCAGGTGGAGACCCGTGCCGACAAGCGGCCGGTGATGGCCGACCTGCGCGAATCGGGCGCCATAGAACAGGACGCCGACGTCATCGCTTTCCTGTTCCGGCCGATCGTTTACGACAAGGGCGCCGAGGACCGTGCCGCCGAAGTGATCGTCGGCAAGCAACGCAACGGACCCACCGGCACCGTGGCCCTCACCTTCATGTCCGAGTACACGCGTTTCGAGAACCGCACCGAGGAAGAGGTGAGCTTCGGGGAGGCGGGGGATCTGTAA
- a CDS encoding DUF4136 domain-containing protein has translation MLNRSLRRAAMVVAMLVAAGGGCTGKKVTVGSEYDPTAPFSLYRTYGWKGDPQVDCYGPRLDIPLLQWRLRTTVDGDLNGKGYGLDPSRPDLRLSVRLKCQRRTTDSIGDYIGYRDTGGRQGPSEAFVLGYEEGVFFVTIDDAGTGQMVWRGTASVVIEDGFDDDRIAEVMRQLLTHFPRVGGRIPVAVEEGD, from the coding sequence ATGTTGAACCGGAGCCTGCGGCGTGCGGCGATGGTCGTGGCGATGTTGGTCGCGGCCGGCGGGGGATGCACCGGGAAGAAAGTGACGGTGGGTAGCGAATACGACCCGACGGCGCCCTTCTCGCTTTACCGGACTTACGGTTGGAAGGGCGATCCGCAGGTCGACTGCTACGGCCCGCGGTTGGACATCCCGTTGCTGCAGTGGCGCCTGCGCACCACGGTCGACGGCGATCTCAACGGCAAGGGATACGGACTCGACCCGTCGCGGCCGGACTTGCGCCTCAGTGTGCGATTGAAGTGTCAGCGCCGGACCACGGACAGCATCGGCGATTACATCGGTTACCGCGACACCGGCGGACGGCAGGGGCCGTCGGAAGCCTTCGTGCTCGGGTACGAGGAAGGGGTGTTCTTCGTGACGATAGACGACGCCGGCACGGGACAAATGGTCTGGCGGGGCACGGCGTCGGTGGTGATCGAGGATGGCTTCGACGACGACCGCATCGCCGAGGTAATGCGACAGCTACTGACGCATTTCCCCCGCGTCGGCGGTCGCATACCGGTGGCGGTGGAGGAGGGGGATTGA
- a CDS encoding 1-acyl-sn-glycerol-3-phosphate acyltransferase, translating into MGKAETSTAFTPLAESEPGPLTRFGFWAGFLARRFFVHVRVDPDVVEHLRGLAARGSLVYVMRYRSLVDFMLVASILLREGLPLPHFVADLQTAWLRPLRELIAIVRSRLRHRGAHVHAERAAVERQRCGRLVRQGRPVLVFMRSRSRSVVKDGLQRAWTGPTPAGVNYLREVMEAGAAGGGNVFLVPIAVLRGRGFRRKDARLPALFYSVQEFPGEMKRLLSLLWNAHETGITVGKQIDVQEWTRRYAAEGPDRLLRRVARALQIFLYREERVVWGPALLPRETVRRIVLQDRELAAIVHLRAGEVREPESRLWRQAERYFDEIAANFSGGYFALIELLFDRLWPRIFHGLEYRGIEKVVECVKQGPVVLVPCHRSHFDYLVLSYLFHRNYLSPPHIFAGINLSFWPLGPLFRGAGAYFVRRSFEGNELYRAVFRSYITFLVRQGYTQEFFIEGGRSRTGKILTPKLGMLGTIVDAFVSGARYDLYFVPVSIQYERVVEEEAYQRELVGETKKKETLFGLLEARKILHKKRGAVHVSFADPISLREAMGDRLERFQKGAHDPAIAEEQRRFTQKLGFRLLRDVNSVAVVGPTPLAASVLLNSTHTAWRYPHFLATVQLLLRFLRHVDAPTTAGLERDAATCKDTLTFLEYSGLVRWVQIDDGIVEVPAEKRLSLNFYKNNTIHFFLFAALVASALRKGLRGQALREDVEWWLDLYRWEFALPERPTIGAELDRVLAYFHTEGAVDGGSADRAHPLVRATAHLLDNFCEAYWVATLTVAQIKADAAVPYKQLVEATGKRFAAYVALGDVGRPEGNSNVTIGNALSRLAEIGAIVIVKAPKGRDRLVRRGPGFAELAVLEARLAAHLERPSRFPG; encoded by the coding sequence ATGGGCAAGGCGGAAACCTCGACAGCTTTCACCCCGCTGGCGGAGTCCGAGCCGGGGCCGCTGACACGCTTCGGATTCTGGGCCGGCTTTCTCGCCCGCCGGTTCTTCGTTCACGTGCGTGTCGATCCCGACGTGGTGGAGCACCTGCGCGGCCTCGCGGCGCGGGGCAGCCTCGTCTACGTCATGCGCTACCGCTCGCTGGTCGATTTCATGCTCGTCGCGTCCATCCTGCTCCGCGAGGGACTGCCGTTGCCGCACTTCGTCGCCGACTTGCAGACGGCATGGTTGCGTCCGTTGCGGGAGCTCATTGCCATCGTTCGCTCCCGTCTGCGGCATCGCGGTGCCCATGTGCACGCGGAACGCGCCGCGGTCGAACGACAGCGCTGCGGGCGTCTCGTCCGGCAGGGAAGGCCCGTACTGGTGTTCATGCGCAGCCGCTCCCGCAGCGTCGTCAAGGATGGTCTGCAGCGCGCCTGGACCGGCCCGACGCCCGCCGGGGTCAACTACCTGCGCGAAGTCATGGAGGCGGGGGCGGCCGGCGGCGGGAACGTGTTTCTGGTGCCGATCGCGGTGCTCCGCGGGCGCGGTTTCCGGCGCAAGGACGCCCGTCTGCCGGCGCTCTTCTACAGCGTGCAGGAGTTCCCCGGCGAGATGAAGCGTCTTCTGTCGCTGCTGTGGAACGCGCACGAAACCGGCATTACCGTCGGCAAGCAGATCGATGTGCAGGAATGGACGCGGCGCTATGCCGCCGAGGGGCCGGACCGTCTGCTGCGCCGGGTGGCGCGCGCGCTGCAGATCTTTCTGTATCGCGAGGAACGCGTGGTCTGGGGACCGGCGCTGTTGCCGCGGGAAACGGTGCGCCGCATCGTCTTGCAGGACCGCGAGCTGGCGGCGATCGTGCACCTCAGGGCCGGCGAAGTGCGCGAGCCCGAGTCCCGCCTGTGGCGTCAGGCGGAACGATACTTCGACGAGATCGCCGCCAACTTCAGCGGCGGCTACTTCGCGCTGATCGAACTGCTGTTCGACCGCCTATGGCCGCGCATCTTCCATGGCCTCGAGTATCGCGGGATCGAGAAGGTCGTAGAGTGCGTCAAGCAGGGTCCCGTCGTACTGGTGCCCTGTCACCGCAGCCACTTCGACTACCTCGTGCTCTCGTACCTGTTCCACCGCAACTACTTGAGTCCGCCGCACATTTTCGCGGGCATCAACCTCTCGTTCTGGCCGCTCGGTCCGCTGTTTCGGGGTGCCGGAGCTTACTTCGTGCGGCGCTCGTTCGAGGGCAACGAACTCTATCGGGCGGTGTTTCGCAGCTACATCACCTTTCTCGTCCGGCAGGGTTACACGCAGGAGTTCTTCATCGAAGGCGGACGGAGCCGGACCGGGAAGATATTGACGCCGAAGCTGGGGATGCTCGGCACGATCGTCGACGCCTTCGTCAGCGGGGCCCGTTACGACCTCTACTTCGTCCCGGTGTCGATTCAGTACGAGCGGGTCGTCGAGGAAGAAGCTTATCAGCGCGAACTGGTCGGGGAGACGAAAAAGAAGGAAACCCTCTTCGGACTCCTCGAGGCACGCAAGATTCTCCACAAGAAGCGCGGTGCGGTGCACGTGTCGTTTGCAGACCCGATCTCTTTGCGCGAGGCGATGGGCGACCGACTGGAGCGGTTCCAGAAAGGTGCGCACGATCCGGCAATCGCGGAAGAGCAGCGCCGCTTCACGCAGAAGCTGGGATTCCGGTTGTTGCGCGACGTCAATTCGGTCGCGGTGGTCGGCCCGACGCCGTTGGCCGCCAGCGTCTTGCTCAATTCGACCCACACCGCGTGGCGCTATCCGCATTTCCTCGCGACGGTGCAGCTCCTGCTGCGCTTTCTGCGGCACGTCGACGCGCCGACCACGGCGGGACTGGAGCGGGACGCGGCTACCTGCAAGGACACGCTGACATTCCTCGAATACTCCGGCCTGGTGCGCTGGGTCCAGATCGACGACGGCATCGTCGAGGTACCGGCGGAGAAGCGGCTGAGCCTGAACTTCTACAAGAACAACACGATCCACTTCTTTTTGTTCGCGGCACTGGTCGCCAGCGCGCTGCGCAAGGGGTTGCGCGGGCAGGCCCTGCGCGAAGACGTCGAGTGGTGGCTGGATCTGTATCGCTGGGAGTTCGCCCTGCCCGAGCGACCGACCATCGGCGCCGAGCTCGACCGGGTGCTGGCGTACTTTCACACCGAAGGCGCCGTCGACGGCGGGAGTGCGGACCGCGCCCATCCGCTCGTGCGGGCAACCGCGCATCTGCTCGACAATTTCTGCGAGGCGTACTGGGTAGCGACGCTGACCGTGGCGCAGATCAAGGCCGATGCGGCCGTGCCGTACAAGCAGTTAGTCGAGGCAACCGGTAAGCGGTTCGCCGCTTATGTCGCCCTCGGCGACGTGGGACGGCCGGAGGGCAACTCCAACGTGACCATCGGCAACGCTTTGAGTCGGCTCGCGGAGATCGGCGCCATCGTCATCGTCAAGGCCCCGAAAGGCCGCGACCGCCTGGTGCGGCGAGGTCCCGGCTTTGCGGAACTCGCCGTCCTCGAAGCCCGCCTCGCCGCCCACCTCGAGCGGCCGTCGCGCTTTCCGGGTTGA
- a CDS encoding DUF420 domain-containing protein has protein sequence MSVLDLPLLNALLNTTSAVLLGLGYVSIRRKAVAAHRFCMMAAFAVSVAFLISYLAYHSVAGSVRFPGTGAIRIVYLTILASHTVLAALVPPLALLALYRAARGRFVEHRRIARWALPVWLYVSVTGVAIYVLLYRVYGARAVLS, from the coding sequence GTGAGCGTGTTGGACCTGCCCTTGCTCAACGCGTTGCTCAACACGACCAGCGCCGTGCTGCTCGGTCTCGGCTACGTGTCGATTCGGAGGAAAGCGGTGGCGGCACATCGGTTCTGCATGATGGCGGCATTCGCGGTATCGGTGGCGTTTCTGATTTCCTATCTCGCTTACCACAGCGTCGCCGGCAGCGTGCGCTTCCCGGGTACGGGCGCGATTCGCATCGTGTACTTGACGATTCTCGCTTCGCATACGGTGCTGGCGGCGTTGGTCCCGCCACTGGCCTTGCTCGCGCTCTACCGCGCCGCGCGCGGGCGCTTCGTCGAGCACCGCCGCATCGCGCGCTGGGCTTTGCCGGTATGGCTTTATGTTTCCGTAACCGGCGTGGCGATTTACGTGCTGCTCTACCGGGTCTACGGCGCGCGCGCCGTCTTGTCCTGA
- a CDS encoding DUF3365 domain-containing protein produces the protein MRAWFAFTLTLVLSSGAGAGEPASYSPDTVPAALQPAAARATQAMTQLQPRLLQMLTAALNEGGPAAAIRVCKADAPALAAAAGKEFGVEIGRTSFRLRNPKNAPRPWAQPFVAAAAGRKAGAVPARVVDLGKGRVGVLRPIPMQPLCVACHGPRDRIDPAVRAALAEAYPADEAVGFEDGEVRGFIWAEAR, from the coding sequence ATGCGTGCATGGTTTGCGTTCACTCTGACCCTCGTGCTTTCGAGCGGCGCCGGGGCCGGCGAACCCGCCAGCTACTCCCCGGATACCGTGCCGGCCGCCCTTCAGCCGGCGGCGGCGCGGGCCACCCAGGCAATGACGCAACTTCAGCCGCGGTTGTTGCAGATGCTGACCGCCGCGCTGAACGAGGGCGGGCCGGCAGCGGCGATTCGGGTCTGTAAAGCCGACGCGCCGGCGCTCGCGGCGGCGGCCGGCAAGGAATTCGGGGTGGAGATCGGGCGCACCAGCTTCCGGCTGCGCAATCCGAAGAACGCGCCGCGCCCCTGGGCGCAGCCTTTCGTTGCCGCCGCCGCAGGCCGGAAGGCCGGGGCCGTCCCGGCGCGGGTCGTCGACCTCGGGAAGGGACGGGTCGGCGTCTTGCGGCCCATCCCCATGCAGCCGCTGTGCGTTGCCTGCCACGGTCCGCGCGATCGGATCGATCCCGCGGTGAGGGCGGCGCTGGCCGAGGCGTATCCTGCCGACGAGGCGGTGGGATTCGAGGACGGCGAAGTGCGCGGCTTCATCTGGGCGGAGGCCCGCTAG
- a CDS encoding DUF151 domain-containing protein → MSQFVSAGEAASRMPPRAYRGRPGLLLAAIVLVGTACRGGAPPDIEVEVRSVGFDTASQSPVVLLQDADRKHALPIWIGPLEAQSIAMQIEGISPPRPMTHDLVKTILESAGVGVRKVVINDLKGSTYYARIYLEANGKDFDIDSRPSDAIALAVRVQRPIFVANGLLTGDRAIDLRQEAAAETSVHFGGVTVQNLTTDLADHFELPAGSGVIVAAVDGEEVPGGLRRGDVILAIDGEAVGGVGDFGAKLRAREGEDPAVLSVQRGSARLEVELSVPAS, encoded by the coding sequence ATGAGCCAGTTCGTCAGTGCCGGTGAGGCCGCGTCCCGTATGCCGCCGCGGGCGTACAGGGGGCGCCCCGGGCTGCTGCTTGCGGCGATCGTTCTGGTCGGCACGGCTTGTCGCGGCGGTGCCCCGCCGGACATCGAGGTGGAAGTTCGCAGCGTCGGCTTCGACACCGCCTCGCAGTCCCCGGTCGTGCTGCTGCAGGACGCCGATCGCAAGCACGCCTTGCCCATTTGGATCGGTCCACTCGAAGCCCAATCCATTGCCATGCAGATCGAGGGCATCAGTCCGCCCCGTCCGATGACGCACGATCTCGTGAAGACGATCCTCGAGTCCGCCGGCGTTGGGGTTCGCAAGGTCGTCATCAACGATCTCAAGGGCAGTACGTACTACGCGCGCATCTACCTGGAGGCCAACGGCAAGGATTTCGACATCGACAGCCGGCCGAGCGACGCCATCGCCCTGGCCGTGCGGGTACAGCGGCCGATCTTCGTGGCCAACGGCCTGCTAACCGGAGACCGTGCGATCGACCTGCGTCAGGAGGCCGCCGCCGAGACCAGCGTGCACTTCGGCGGCGTGACCGTGCAGAATCTCACGACCGACCTTGCCGATCATTTCGAGCTACCCGCCGGGAGCGGCGTCATCGTGGCCGCCGTCGACGGGGAGGAGGTTCCGGGCGGCCTGCGGCGCGGCGACGTGATCCTGGCGATCGACGGCGAGGCAGTGGGCGGCGTGGGCGATTTTGGCGCCAAGCTGCGGGCTCGCGAAGGGGAAGACCCCGCCGTCCTCTCGGTGCAGCGCGGGAGCGCCCGCCTCGAGGTGGAACTCTCCGTCCCCGCGAGTTGA
- a CDS encoding TIGR03618 family F420-dependent PPOX class oxidoreductase — MSLSMSKAEREAFLADVHVAVLSVARPDRPPLTVPVWYAYEPGGDICIATGAQAKKTGCIRAAAQASLCVQTETPPYKYVTVEGPTTIVPLDDDAFVRRVAHRYLGEQVGDYYVQSTAAERARSGEVLIRITPRRWLTVDYAKMGG; from the coding sequence ATGTCGCTTTCCATGAGCAAAGCCGAGCGCGAAGCGTTTCTTGCCGACGTTCACGTTGCCGTGCTCAGTGTCGCGCGCCCGGATCGGCCGCCGCTGACCGTACCGGTATGGTACGCCTACGAGCCGGGCGGCGACATCTGCATCGCCACCGGGGCGCAGGCCAAGAAGACCGGGTGCATTCGCGCCGCCGCACAAGCGAGCCTGTGTGTGCAAACCGAGACGCCGCCGTACAAGTACGTCACCGTCGAGGGTCCCACGACGATTGTCCCGCTCGACGACGACGCGTTCGTCCGGCGCGTGGCCCACCGTTATCTCGGGGAGCAGGTCGGCGACTACTACGTGCAGTCGACGGCCGCCGAGCGCGCCCGGTCCGGCGAAGTTCTCATCCGGATCACCCCGCGGCGCTGGTTAACGGTCGACTACGCGAAGATGGGCGGGTGA
- a CDS encoding cytochrome c oxidase subunit 3, with amino-acid sequence MVLFLGVETFVFLGLLTIALALRAAAAYWPPASLPPLPVMTTWVHTGILLFSAVTMRRAMAAADSGRRFDIETGLAATALLGFAFVAGQSAELVWMFSAGFAPASGGYTATFLVLVAGVGAHVLCGVFWIVAATTGVVMGGRTIPVSGFVRSCAIFWYYGCGLWVPVFALLYLL; translated from the coding sequence GTGGTCCTCTTCCTCGGTGTCGAGACCTTCGTATTCCTCGGCCTGCTGACGATTGCGCTGGCCTTGCGCGCCGCGGCCGCGTACTGGCCGCCGGCCAGCCTGCCGCCGCTGCCCGTGATGACCACCTGGGTACACACCGGCATCCTGCTCTTCAGTGCGGTGACCATGCGCCGCGCGATGGCGGCGGCCGACAGCGGCCGGCGTTTCGACATCGAGACCGGTCTGGCGGCGACGGCGCTGTTGGGTTTTGCATTCGTGGCCGGACAGTCGGCCGAGTTGGTGTGGATGTTCTCGGCGGGTTTCGCCCCGGCGTCGGGTGGGTACACGGCAACGTTCCTCGTCCTGGTTGCCGGGGTCGGTGCGCACGTGCTCTGCGGGGTCTTCTGGATCGTGGCGGCGACGACCGGTGTCGTCATGGGCGGGCGCACCATACCGGTCAGCGGTTTCGTCCGCAGTTGCGCCATCTTCTGGTACTACGGGTGCGGATTGTGGGTTCCCGTGTTCGCTCTTCTCTATCTGCTGTAA
- a CDS encoding inositol monophosphatase family protein — MTGTNPGAAVDLAAAAAAIEPLLAEAGALTLRWFRTPVQIDDKGGAHGYDPVTEADRAVETLLRDGLTARFPEHAIVGEEHGKSGPPDARVRWIIDPIDGTRAFVSGIPEWGILVGLTVDGQPVAGWAHIPYLGETFAGVGGRGWFERTGQGQRQPLRTRPTTELAAATLFCTHPSTFAAAGRLAFERLAARVRLQRYGGDCYSYCLLALGHIDLVVESSLQPYDIVPLMPIIAAAGGVVTDPGGRPPLDGGTVIAAATPELHAQAMAVFGGLRS; from the coding sequence ATGACCGGCACGAACCCTGGCGCCGCCGTGGACCTCGCCGCAGCCGCGGCGGCGATCGAACCTTTACTCGCCGAGGCCGGGGCACTGACCCTGCGTTGGTTCCGCACCCCGGTGCAGATCGACGACAAGGGGGGAGCTCACGGTTACGATCCCGTGACCGAAGCCGACCGCGCCGTGGAAACGTTACTGCGTGACGGGCTCACGGCGCGCTTCCCCGAACACGCGATCGTCGGCGAGGAGCACGGCAAGAGCGGTCCGCCGGACGCGCGGGTGCGCTGGATTATCGATCCCATCGACGGCACGCGAGCTTTTGTCAGTGGCATTCCGGAGTGGGGCATTCTCGTCGGCCTGACGGTCGACGGCCAACCGGTAGCCGGCTGGGCCCACATACCGTACCTCGGGGAGACGTTTGCCGGCGTTGGTGGCCGTGGATGGTTCGAGCGAACAGGGCAAGGGCAACGGCAACCGCTACGCACCCGACCTACCACCGAACTCGCGGCGGCCACCCTGTTCTGCACGCACCCTTCGACGTTCGCAGCGGCCGGTCGACTCGCCTTCGAGCGCCTTGCCGCGCGCGTCAGGCTGCAACGCTATGGCGGCGATTGCTACTCGTATTGCCTGCTCGCCCTCGGACACATCGACCTCGTCGTAGAGTCGAGCCTGCAGCCGTACGACATCGTACCGCTGATGCCGATCATCGCCGCCGCCGGCGGCGTGGTAACCGACCCGGGCGGCCGCCCACCCCTCGACGGCGGCACGGTCATCGCCGCCGCAACCCCGGAGCTGCACGCGCAGGCAATGGCAGTGTTTGGGGGCTTGAGGTCTTGA